A region of Leishmania panamensis strain MHOM/PA/94/PSC-1 chromosome 33 sequence DNA encodes the following proteins:
- a CDS encoding beta prime cop protein, putative (TriTrypDB/GeneDB-style sysID: LpmP.33.3320), producing the protein MSAGTMATVEFTAPSQRVKMVDMHPKEPIFIAALYSGGINLYNYQTQALVRSFDTGTGLPVRCVRFIPRLQSFVCGCDDMNVRVFNYHTMERTKIFQAHDDYIRCVAVHDQLPLVLTCADDMTIRQWDWSKGWTLQITYEGHQHFCMAIAFNPKDSSAFASASMDCTIKVWRINTPIPNYQLEGHEDGVNCVEFYPRGDKPYLLSGSDDRTVRLWDYQTKACLQVFSFHDENVASVLFHPDLPVIYSISESDHIAAFSTETFRLLYSCSHSDMGRGWSLTAKRYTNMLIAGFDNGVRAYKVGVDKPVFSMDANGRVLVVTGNEIMRMDIKAVGSETPDGEVLSVATKDMGAVEATARSIFHAGNGQFICVLGDDNYTIISALSLRPKSYGQCISFVWGPESGAYAVLESSTTLKIFKSFKGRAVLSLPAVADKLFGGPLLAVRTNNSIMFYDWGTLALIRQIDETPMTLEWNATGGLVALVTSSGVFLLKFNGDAVAQYLEQNATTSDDGLDFSFDLVEELDEKARDVAWVGDCLVYINQVHRLNYYIGGEVNNIAVLNRNQYLLGYLPKENRFFCIDKEKNITSYRFEVNVMEYMAAIVREDFDAANALLPTIDVSLRDKLSRFVESRGLLEIALEIATDDEHRFDLAVQLKQLSLACEIASKANVASHWKQVGDIALEQGYFDMAIESLEKCNDWSGLLLIYKSLNDMQAISRLGDCCLQSEQANLAFTCYHLTQRHAECVELLQKTGKMGDAAFYARTYCPNLIEDAVAKWRASVASIPRVSQALANPAAYPNLFPSLRYADLSSRKEPKADVPLSMSEPAKVVADIDSARDHTPLRGQLAAEILPQPMHTPMEASQSSVVSPPPPSFQAIGVATTDAAPVHDTVGSVSNEIQELVDESGA; encoded by the coding sequence ATGTCAGCTGGGACCATGGCCACGGTGGAGTTCACCGCCCCCAGCCAGCGCGTGAAGATGGTGGACATGCACCCCAAAGAGCCCATCTTCATTGCAGCTTTGTATTCTGGCGGCATCAATTTGTACAACTACCAGACGCAGGCGCTCGTCCGCTCCTTTGACACAGGCACGGGTCTTCCAGTGCGCTGCGTTCGTTTTATTCCTCGCCTGCAGAGTTTTGTGTGCGGCTGTGATGACATGAACGTACGTGTGTTCAACTACCACACAATGGAGCGGACGAAGATATTCCAGGCTCACGACGACTACATCCGCTGTGTCGCTGTTCACGaccagctgccgctggtgctcaCGTGCGCGGATGACATGACTATCCGACAGTGGGACTGGAGCAAGGGATGGACGCTACAGATCACCTACGAGGGACACCAGCACTTCTGCATGGCCATTGCCTTTAACCCGAAGGACTCTTCCGCgttcgcctccgcctcgatGGACTGCACCATCAAGGTATGGCGCATCAACACGCCGATACCTAACTATCAACTAGAAGGCCACGAGGATGGTGTCAACTGCGTCGAGTTTTATCCGCGTGGCGACAAGCCCTACCTGTTGAGTGGGTCCGACGACAGGACAGTGCGGTTGTGGGACTACCAGACCAAAGCGTGTCTGCAGGTCTTCTCCTTCCACGACGAAAACGTCGCAAGTGTGCTTTTCCACCCGGACCTGCCGGTCATCTACTCCATCTCCGAGTCAGACCAcatcgccgccttctccaccgaGACGTTTCGCCTGCTGTACTCGTGCAGCCACTCGGACATGGGACGTGGATGGTCGCTGACCGCGAAGCGCTACACAAATATGCTGATTGCCGGCTTTGACAATGGCGTGCGGGCCTACAAAGTGGGTGTGGACAAGCCCGTCTTCTCTATGGACGCCAACGGTCGGGTCCTCGTTGTGACCGGAAACGAGATCATGCGCATGGACATCAAGGCCGTGGGGTCGGAGACCCCCGACGGCGAGGTGCTGAGTGTTGCGACGAAGGACATGGGTGCCGTCGAGGCGACTGCTCGCTCCATTTTTCACGCTGGAAATGGCCAGTTCATTTGTGTTCTCGGCGACGACAACTACACCATCATATCGGCCCTCTCGCTGCGTCCCAAGTCGTACGGGCAGTGTATATCATTTGTCTGGGGCCCTGAGAGCGGCGCCTACGCCGTGCTGGAGAGTTCGACGACGCTGAAGATTTTCAAGAGCTTCAAAGGGCGTGCCGTTctgtcgctgccggcggtggccgATAAGCTGTTTGGTGGACCACTGCTGGCAGTGCGCACGAACAACAGCATCATGTTCTACGACTGGGGCACGCTGGCGCTGATCCGGCAGATCGACGAGACTCCGATGACGCTCGAGTGGAACGCGACGGGTGGGCTCGTGGCGCTCGTCACGAGCAGCggtgtcttcctcctcaagTTCAATGGGGACGCTGTCGCGCAATACCTCGAGCAgaacgccaccaccagcgacgATGGTCTCGACTTCTCCTTCGACCTTGTGGAGGAGTTGGATGAGAAGGCGCGCGATGTGGCGTGGGTGGGAGACTGCCTTGTATACATCAATCAGGTGCATCGTCTCAACTACTATATTGGTGGCGAGGTAAACAACATCGCTGTGCTGAACCGTAACCAGTACCTCCTCGGCTACCTACCAAAGGAAAATCGTTTCTTCTGCATCgacaaggaaaagaacaTTACGAGCTATCGCTTTGAGGTGAACGTCATGGAGTACATGGCCGCCATCGTTCGAGAGGACTTTGATGCCGCCAATGCACTTCTCCCCACGATCGATGTGAGCCTACGTGACAAGCTGTCGCGGTTTGTGGAATCGCGGGGGCTGCTGGAGATCGCGCTCGAGATCGCCACCGATGACGAGCACCGCTTCGATCTGGCGGTTCAGCTAAAGCAGCTGTCCTTGGCTTGCGAGATCGCCAGCAAGGCGAACGTTGCCTCGCACTGGAAGCAGGTGGGCGACATTGCACTTGAGCAAGGCTACTTCGACATGGCGATCGAGTCTCTGGAGAAGTGCAACGACTGGAGCGGACTGCTGCTCATCTACAAGTCTCTCAATGACATGCAGGCCATCTCGCGCCTCGGTGACTGCTGTCTGCAAAGCGAACAAGCCAACCTGGCCTTCACCTGCTACCACCTCACCCAACGTCACGCAGAGTGCGTAGAACTGCTGCAAAAGACCGGCAAGATGGGTGACGCCGCTTTCTACGCCCGCACCTACTGCCCGAACCTCATCGAGGATGCTGTGGCCAAGTGGAGGGCATCGGTGGCCTCGATTCCTCGCGTGAGCCAAGCGTTAGCCAACCCGGCGGCCTACCCGAACCTGTTCCCATCACTGCGCTATGCCGACTTATCCTCCCGAAAGGAACCCAAGGCTGACGTCCCGCTGTCCATGTCAGAGCCGGCGAAGGTGGTCGCCGACATCGACTCTGCACGGGACCACACCCCTCTGCGCGGccagctggcggcggagaTACTCCCGCAGCCGATGCACACGCCGATGGAAGCGTCGCAGTCTTCTGTAGtatcgccaccgccgccaagcTTTCAAGCGATAGGAGTCGCCACGACCGACGCGGCCCCAGTTCACGATACCGTAGGCAGCGTGTCCAATGAGATACAGGAACTGGTGGACGAGAGCGGCGCTTAA
- a CDS encoding hypothetical protein (TriTrypDB/GeneDB-style sysID: LpmP.33.3330): MLKLRGLVRVKTGAAERYLLPVCLTAQCYTASAPGKWKCACGLHNFDFHSECYSCHEKRTDTPTAKTVSPLSLLGDVQLEDGDFAEVHSSSTERDKVHSVEGVWICPACYTVNGSQRVACTYCREMRPLLQPRGAAGTPMDTHARRFGKVAVASSPPPTVSSSAVAAMTDFSSELSDDFVPQQPFKKGDWYCACGVHNFSRNMHCRKCHEPRTPSSSATPKEGLLVSRPGDWECLKCKMYNFSWRTVCKRCNEAQPLPNAAPFSAPPDSDVPTGMAAGWVCQACHSLNPADDAVLCVICGSPKRA, from the coding sequence ATGCTGAAACTCCGAGGCCTGGTGCGCGTAAAGActggcgctgcagagcgCTACCTGCTCCCAGTCTGTCTGACAGCGCAGTGCTACACCGCCTCAGCACCTGGAAAGTGGAAGTGCGCATGCGGCCTCCACAACTTCGACTTTCATTCCGAATGCTACAGCTGCCACGAGAAGCGCACCGACACTCCTACCGCAAAAACTGTTTCACCGTTGTCGCTTCTCGGCGATGTGCAGCTGGAGGATGGCGACTTTGCAGAGGTGCACTCCAGCAGCACTGAAAGGGATAAAGTGCATTCTGTTGAAGGTGTATGGATATGTCCAGCCTGCTACACCGTTAACGGCTCCCAACGCGTGGCGTGCACATACTGTCGGGAGATGCGACCGCTCTTGCAgccacgcggtgcagcagggaCGCCAATGGACACCCACGCAAGGCGCTTTGGAAAGGTTGCCGtggcctcttcccccccGCCAACGGTGTCGAGTTCGGCAGTAGCGGCGATGACTGATTTCTCTTCTGAGCTCTCTGACGATTTCGTTCCTCAGCAGCCATTCAAGAAGGGCGACTGGTACTGTGCCTGTGGCGTGCATAACTTCTCGCGCAACATGCACTGCCGCAAGTGCCACGAGCCTCGCACACCGAGCTCATCCGCAACGCCAAAGGAAGGGCTCTTGGTGAGCCGACCTGGTGATTGGGAATGCCTAAAGTGCAAAATGTACAACTTCTCTTGGCGCACGGTGTGTAAGCGCTGCAACGaagcgcagccgctgcctaACGCAGCGCCCTTCTCCGCTCCGCCAGACTCCGACGTGCCGACAGGAATGGCGGCCGGTTGGGTTTGTCAAGCATGTCACTCCCTCAACCCTGCCGACGATGCTGTCCTGTGCGTGATTTGTGGAAGTCCAAAGCGGGCGTAA
- a CDS encoding hypothetical protein (TriTrypDB/GeneDB-style sysID: LpmP.33.3340), translated as MNHSSSIPFDAFHVVTWSCFIEQDDPRMITCELRRELESAFEVYPYSAKCRQSLLSSLILWAGLARAQRHVIQWNSTDNINLGQGLIQHLFDLTAEMQGINTDTIYAALRAERHPFLKEVYKVQQARGVVDGMWRGSDRCATTETKRDDTRPTIPTLHTEPLMPMSPRSPTALRESQSREEQLPRPSAEIYPCVPTPLTNKASPSTTMLYPVGYCDNETLQKAADIRSGVLSAKLLKDTTACGPTKRPPVSLPSASKIVANHANDKPLRWKGDSAKPADVFAAPSLIRDSLLPESVPSAAIYRLIHAVDTAPSVSSTKGVVAKPLARNGEAKPTASSKFATRLPAKADVNPTSATKPKVAAAAPLLPAPSAAKEPTPYVPKKVTYVYTDSDDSDDVTSSAVVHDTNASASASGLALPTPVTEALLKYGDGKSADLMQAFWNDLPADPDGVSVWFGRCLAITEDDRQVPLMAAASPPLCLDKVKQRMQSKVAKRLDQLFQYLHAEAPTPLPPRNEVAALLSARDIEQLEAAKLIRPCKQSAGPDTVLAFTVVEKATTNARRRFLTWPRGSNQHTIDSGYESHIPLHHISTYLDAVNESCGIVQSIPGCFDQVLLPPDLQERFVFTDARDHRWCLTRLPLGHTVSMEIVQIIVSTLSGHPSYTLQSYAAANAVRIDVWVYTARLCGPAKDVQAASAALRAACDECGAIVTTSWRDVLTSDYNFLGVHFDHSAHEVSVASDILSRVDLPSVSISTRDLERQYTQLLFCSSTLRVAASGYYTVLTEVCHRLGVLQLHPQQLHTPSELLPGVYMQLQKWREAVLKNTPRHVEAVTSPSMSLFVVLNKENCQAVLVSQETQETWNASMELEDTLGTRVASVAVTRAVVCFQPCIEKGTHLKIKVIGGEAKGPNGKPIYESEPEDSIAVCIRTHLVARIFSFEVAYLKMPGSAGGVAGDTAACNDAQMGANRRLIAPPSSPPPTYTPS; from the coding sequence ATGAACCACTCAAGCAGTATACCGTTTGACGCTTTTCATGTCGTGACGTGGTCTTGCTTCATTGAACAGGATGACCCGCGCATGATTACTTGTGAGCTGCGCAGAGAGCTAGAGTCAGCTTTTGAGGTGTACCCTTACTCAGCCAAGTGCCGGCAGTCGTTGCTGAGTTCCCTGATCTTGTGGGCTGGCTTAGCACGTGCGCAGCGTCACGTAATTCAGTGGAACTCGACAGACAACATCAATCTCGGGCAGGGGCTAATCCAGCACCTGTTCGACCTCACAGCCGAGATGCAAGGCATCAACACGGATACCATCTATGCCGCTCTACGGGCAGAGCGGCATCCCTTTCTAAAGGAGGTATACAAGGTTCAGCAGGCCCGCGGCGTGGTCGATGGGATGTGGCGTGGGTCGGACAGATGTGCTACCACTGAAACAAAGCGTGACGATACCCGCCCCACCATCCCCACGCTGCACACAGAGCCTTTGATGCCAATGTCGCCTCGGTCACCAACAGCGCTTCGTGAATCGCAGtcaagagaagagcagcttCCAAGGCCCTCCGCGGAGATTTACCCGTGCGTGCCGACACCGCTCACGAACAAAGCCTCACCATCGACAACGATGCTCTATCCAGTAGGTTACTGTGATAATGAAACTCTGCAGAAGGCCGCGGACATCCGTAGCGGGGTCTTAAGCGCGAAGCTACTGAAGGACACCACTGCCTGCGGTCCCACCAAGAGACCCCCGGTCTCACTTCCGTCGGCAAGCAAAATCGTAGCTAACCACGCAAATGACAAACCGTTACGGTGGAAAGGGGATTCTGCTAAGCCGGCCGACGTATTCGCTGCGCCTTCGCTCATTCGTGACTCCCTTCTACCGGAATCAGTGCCATCGGCAGCGATCTATCGTCTCATCCACGCAGTCGACACTGCACCCTCAGTTTCGTCGACGAAAGGCGTCGTTGCCAAACCCCTTGCAAGGAACGGCGAGGCCAAACCTACCGCAAGCAGTAAATTTGCTACACGTTTGCCTGCGAAAGCGGATGTCAATCCAACATCCGCAACAAAGCCGAAGGTAGCCGCGGCCGCCCCACTGTTACCCGCGCCATCGGCCGCAAAGGAGCCAACCCCTTACGTCCCAAAGAAAGTGACGTACGTCTACACCGATTCTGACGACTCCGATGACGTCACCTCGTCTGCTGTAGTGCACGACACTAacgccagcgcctccgctTCCGGTTTGGCCCTGCCGACGCCGGTCACAGAAGCGCTGCTCAAGTACGGTGATGGCAAGAGCGCGGATCTGATGCAGGCCTTCTGGAACGATCTTCCTGCTGACCCCGATGGGGTGTCAGTCTGGTTTGGACGCTGCCTGGCCATCACGGAGGATGACCGCCAAGTACCCCTGAtggccgccgcgtcgcctcctctgtgtctCGACAAAGTCAAGCAGCGAATGCAGTCGAAAGTTGCTAAGAGACTGGACCAGCTCTTTCAGTATCTCCACGCGGAGGCGCCGACCCCACTTCCTCCGCGCAACGAagtcgcagcgctgctctcaGCACGCGACAttgagcagctggaggcggccAAACTGATTCGACCGTGCAAACAAAGTGCAGGTCCTGACACTGTGCTCGCCTTCACGGTGGTTGAGAAGGCCACAACAAATGCACGACGGCGCTTTCTGACGTGGCCACGAGGCAGCAACCAGCACACCATCGATAGCGGCTATGAGTCGCACATCCCGCTGCACCACATCTCCACGTACCTGGACGCCGTAAATGAGTCATGCGGCATTGTGCAGAGCATCCCGGGTTGCTTTGATCAGGTGCTCCTGCCCCCTGACCTACAGGAGCGTTTTGTCTTCACGGACGCTCGTGATCATCGGTGGTGCCTGACGCGACTGCCACTCGGCCACACTGTGTCCATGGAAATTGTGCAGATCATTGTCTCCACACTGAGCGGCCACCCTTCGTATACGCTGCAGTCCTACGCGGCAGCCAACGCGGTGCGCATcgatgtgtgggtgtacaCCGCCCGTCTGTGCGGCCCCGCGAAGGATGTCCAGGCAgcgagtgcggcgctgcgggccGCGTGCGACGAGTGCGGTGCCATCGTGACGACGTCTTGGCGTGATGTCCTCACTTCTGACTACAACTTTCTTGGGGTGCATTTTGATCACTCAGCGCACGAGGTTTCTGTTGCCTCCGACATTCTGAGCCGTGTAGATCTGCCGAGTGTAAGCATCTCGACGCGGGACTTGGAGCGTCAATACACGCAGctccttttctgctcttccaCGCTACGCGTCGCCGCTTCGGGGTACTACACGGTGCTGACTGAAGTATGCCACCGActcggcgtgctgcagctgcaccctcagcagctgcacacacCGTCTGAGCTACTCCCAGGCGTATACATGCAACTGCAGAAGTGGCGCGAGGCCGTCTTGAAGAATACGCCCCGCCACGTCGAAGCGGTGACATCGCCATCTATGTCGCTGTTTGTGGTGCTGAATAAGGAGAACTGTCAGGCCGTGCTTGTTTCTCAGGAAACGCAGGAGACTTGGAACGCGTCGATGGAGTTGGAGGACACGCTCGGGACCAGAGTCGCGTCAGTCGCTGTCACACGTGCCGTGGTATGCTTTCAACCGTGCATCGAGAAGGGCACGCATCTGAAGATTAAGGTCATCGGCGGCGAAGCTAAGGGACCCAACGGCAAGCCCATCTACGAAAGTGAGCCCGAGGACAGTATCGCTGTGTGCATTCGTACGCACCTGGTGGCGCGCATCTTTTCCTTCGAGGTGGCTTACCTGAAGATGCCGGGGTCAGCAGGCGGTGTCGCTGGTGATACGGCCGCTTGTAACGATGCACAGATGGGAGCAAATCGCCGCTTGatcgctcccccctcctctcccccacccacatacaccCCGAGTTAA